One segment of Onychomys torridus chromosome 3, mOncTor1.1, whole genome shotgun sequence DNA contains the following:
- the Timp4 gene encoding metalloproteinase inhibitor 4 isoform X2, which translates to MPWSPLAALSWALVLRLLALLRPPGLGEACTCAPAHPQQHVCHSALVIRAKISSEKVVPASEDPADTQKMIRYEIKQIKMFKGFDKAKDVQYVYTPFDSSLCGVKLETNSQKQYLLTGQILSDGKVFIHLCNYIEPWEDLSLVQRESLNHHYPQNCGCQCPVPSQPPMSVSGQTGCWNGSSMGTRPSTMSA; encoded by the exons ATGCCCTGGAGCCCCCTGGCTGCGCTGAGCTGGGCACTGGTGCTGCGGCTGCTGGCATTGCTGCGGCCCCCGGGGCTGGGTGAGGCGTGCACTTGCGCGCCTGCGCACCCCCAGCAGCACGTCTGCCACTCAGCTCTAG TAATCCGGGCAAAAATCTCCAGTGAGAAGGTAGTTCCTGCCAGTGAAGACCCTGCTGACACTCAAAAAATGATCCGGTATGAAATCAAACAGATAAAG ATGTTCAAAGGGTTCGACAAGGCCAAGGATGTTCAGTATGTCTACACACCATTCGACTCTTCCCTCTGTGGTGTGAAACTAGAAACCAACAGCCAGAAGCAGTATCTTTTGACTG GCCAGATTCTCAGTGATGGAAAAGTCTTCATCCATCTCTGCAACTACATTGAGCCCTGGGaggacctgtctttggtgcaGAGGGAGAGTCTGAATCATCACTACCCCCAGAACTGTGGCTGCCA GTGCCCTGTACCATCTCAGCCCCCAATGAGTGTCTCTGGACAGACTGGCTGCTGGAACGGAAGCTCTATGGGTACCAGGCCCAGCACTATGTCTGCATGA
- the Timp4 gene encoding metalloproteinase inhibitor 4 isoform X1 — translation MPWSPLAALSWALVLRLLALLRPPGLGEACTCAPAHPQQHVCHSALVIRAKISSEKVVPASEDPADTQKMIRYEIKQIKMFKGFDKAKDVQYVYTPFDSSLCGVKLETNSQKQYLLTGQILSDGKVFIHLCNYIEPWEDLSLVQRESLNHHYPQNCGCQIITCYAVPCTISAPNECLWTDWLLERKLYGYQAQHYVCMKHVDGICSWYRGHLHLRKEYVDIIQP, via the exons ATGCCCTGGAGCCCCCTGGCTGCGCTGAGCTGGGCACTGGTGCTGCGGCTGCTGGCATTGCTGCGGCCCCCGGGGCTGGGTGAGGCGTGCACTTGCGCGCCTGCGCACCCCCAGCAGCACGTCTGCCACTCAGCTCTAG TAATCCGGGCAAAAATCTCCAGTGAGAAGGTAGTTCCTGCCAGTGAAGACCCTGCTGACACTCAAAAAATGATCCGGTATGAAATCAAACAGATAAAG ATGTTCAAAGGGTTCGACAAGGCCAAGGATGTTCAGTATGTCTACACACCATTCGACTCTTCCCTCTGTGGTGTGAAACTAGAAACCAACAGCCAGAAGCAGTATCTTTTGACTG GCCAGATTCTCAGTGATGGAAAAGTCTTCATCCATCTCTGCAACTACATTGAGCCCTGGGaggacctgtctttggtgcaGAGGGAGAGTCTGAATCATCACTACCCCCAGAACTGTGGCTGCCAA ATCATCACTTGCTATGCGGTGCCCTGTACCATCTCAGCCCCCAATGAGTGTCTCTGGACAGACTGGCTGCTGGAACGGAAGCTCTATGGGTACCAGGCCCAGCACTATGTCTGCATGAAGCACGTTGATGGCATCTGTAGCTGGTACCGGGGCCACCTACACCTCCGGAAGGAGTATGTTGACATCATCCAGCCGTAG